One part of the Vibrio palustris genome encodes these proteins:
- the rplN gene encoding 50S ribosomal protein L14, protein MIQMQSMLDAADNSGARSVMCIKVLGGSHRRYAHVGDIIKVTVKEAIPRGKVKKGDVMKAVVVRTRKGVRRQDGSVIRFDRNACVLLNNNTEQLIGTRIFGPVTRELRNAKFMKLVSLAPEVL, encoded by the coding sequence ATGATCCAAATGCAAAGTATGCTGGACGCAGCTGATAACTCAGGCGCTCGCAGCGTAATGTGTATTAAGGTTCTGGGTGGCTCTCACCGCCGTTACGCTCATGTGGGCGACATCATCAAAGTTACTGTTAAGGAAGCAATTCCTCGCGGTAAAGTAAAAAAAGGTGATGTAATGAAGGCAGTGGTAGTTCGCACCCGTAAAGGCGTACGTCGTCAGGACGGTTCTGTCATTCGCTTCGACCGTAATGCTTGTGTGTTGTTAAACAATAATACTGAGCAACTAATCGGTACACGTATCTTTGGTCCAGTGACTCGTGAACTTCGCAATGCGAAATTCATGAAATTAGTTTCACTGGCTCCAGAAGTTCTGTAA
- the rpsQ gene encoding 30S ribosomal protein S17 — protein sequence MSDKIRTQQGRVVSNKMDKSIVVIIERFVKHPIYGKFMKRTTKLHAHDENNECSQGDIVEIKECRPLSKTKSWTLVKIVEKAKV from the coding sequence ATGAGCGACAAAATTCGTACTCAACAAGGTCGCGTTGTTAGCAACAAAATGGACAAGTCTATTGTTGTTATCATTGAACGTTTCGTAAAACACCCAATTTACGGCAAGTTCATGAAACGCACCACAAAACTGCACGCTCACGATGAAAACAACGAATGTAGCCAAGGCGATATCGTTGAAATCAAAGAGTGTCGTCCACTGTCTAAGACTAAGTCTTGGACATTGGTTAAAATTGTAGAAAAAGCGAAAGTTTAA